One window of the Xenopus tropicalis strain Nigerian chromosome 10, UCB_Xtro_10.0, whole genome shotgun sequence genome contains the following:
- the uts2rl gene encoding urotensin-2 receptor encodes MEPNSSVPGNVSAPPGVPSDELLITGTFGTVLSLMYVSGVAGNVYTLAVMCQSVKCGASMYISIINLALADLLYLSSIPFIVCTYFARDWYFGDLGCRILLSLDLLTMHASIFTLTGMCTERYMAVTKPLDTVRRSKGYRKGMAGAVWSLSLLLTLPMMIMVTLTEGKGKGVKRMCAPTWSLDAYRIYLTVLFSTSIMAPGMVIGYLYSRLARTYLESQRNPINKKENKRSPKQKVLIMIFSIVLLFWACFLPFWVWQLLRLYDMSPQLSSQTQKCINYLVTCLTYSNSCINPFLYTLLTKNYREYLKNRHKKFYRFTSAFRKRGSGLQCSSWGRSMSSSNHYDYGSETLGMSSIRDMK; translated from the coding sequence ATGGAGCCCAACTCGTCCGTCCCGGGAAACGTTTCGGCCCCGCCGGGGGTGCCTTCGGACGAGCTGCTGATCACGGGCACCTTCGGGACGGTGCTGTCCCTGATGTACGTGTCCGGGGTGGCGGGGAACGTATACACCTTGGCAGTGATGTGCCAGTCTGTGAAGTGCGGCGCCTCCATGTACATCTCCATCATTAACCTGGCCCTGGCCGACCTGCTCTACCTCTCCAGCATCCCCTTCATCGTCTGCACCTACTTCGCCCGGGACTGGTACTTCGGGGACCTGGGCTGCCGGATCCTGCTCAGCCTGGACCTGCTCACCATGCACGCCAGCATCTTCACCCTCACCGGGATGTGCACCGAGCGCTACATGGCAGTCACCAAGCCCCTGGATACGGTCCGGAGATCGAAGGGTTACAGGAAGGGAATGGCCGGGGCAGTGTGGTCCCTGTCCCTGCTCCTCACCCTGCCCATGATGATCATGGTGACCCTGACTGAAGGCAAGGGGAAGGGGGTGAAGAGGATGTGTGCCCCCACCTGGAGCCTGGATGCCTACAGGATCTACCTGACTGTGCTGTTCAGCACCAGTATCATGGCCCCGGGCATGGTCATTGGCTACCTGTACAGCAGGCTGGCTAGGACCTACCTGGAGTCCCAGAGGAACCCCATTAACAAGAAGGAGAACAAGAGGTCCCCCAAGCAGAAGGTGCTGATCATGATCTTCAGCATAGTGCTGCTGTTCTGGGCTTGCTTCCTGCCCTTCTGGGTGTGGCAGTTGCTGCGACTCTATGACATGTCCCCCCAGCTCTCCTCCCAGACCCAGAAGTGCATCAACTACCTGGTGACCTGCCTGACCTACAGCAACAGCTGCATTAACCCCTTCCTCTACACGCTGCTCACCAAGAACTACAGGGAGTATCTGAAGAACAGGCACAAGAAGTTCTACAGGTTCACCTCCGCCTTCAGGAAGAGGGGCTCCGGCCTGCAGTGCTCCTCCTGGGGCCGCTCCATGTCCTCCAGCAACCACTATGACTATGGGTCGGAGACCCTGGGGATGAGCAGCATCCGGGACATGAAGTGA